In a genomic window of Brassica rapa cultivar Chiifu-401-42 chromosome A10, CAAS_Brap_v3.01, whole genome shotgun sequence:
- the LOC103845176 gene encoding ATPase 3, plasma membrane-type yields the protein MVGGGGSLEDIKNENVDLEKIPIEEVFQQLKCSRDGLSGAEGESRLQLFGPNKLEEKKESKILKFLGFMWNPLSWVMEAAAIMAIALANGDGRPPDWQDFVGIVCLLVINSTISFWEENNAGNAAAALMAGLAPKTKVLRDGKWSEQEASILVPGDIVSIKLGDIIPADARLLEGDALKVDQSALTGESLPATKGPGEEVFSGSTCKQGEIEAVVIATGVHTFFGKAAHLVDSTNQVGHFQKVLTAIGNFCIISIAVGIVIEIIVMYPIQRRKYRDGIDNLLVLLIGGIPIAMPTVLSVTMAIGSHKLSEQGAITKRMTAIEEMAGMDVLCSDKTGTLTLNKLSVDKNLIEVCARGVEKEEVLLLAARASRTENQDAIDAAMVGMLADPKEARAGIREVHFFPFNPVDKRTALTYIDGNGDWHRVSKGAPEQILDLCNARADLRKRVHSAIDKYAERGLRSLAVARQTVPERTKESSGGPWEFVGVLPLFDPPRHDSADTIRRALDLGVNVKMITGDQLAIAKETGRRLGMGSNMYPSASLLGNHKDANLAAIPVEELIEKADGFAGVFPEHKYEIVKKLQDLKHICGMTGDGVNDAPALKRADIGIAVADATDAARGASDIVLTEPGLSVIISAVLTSRAIFQRMKNYTIYAVSITIRIVFGFMLIALIWKFDFSPFMVLIIAILNDGTIMTISKDKVVPSPTPDSWKLKEIFATGIVLGGYMALMTVVFFWAAYRTDFFPRTFHVRDLRGNEHEMMSALYLQVSIVSQALIFVTRSRGWSFLERPGWLLLIAFWIAQAIATGVAVFANWEFARIKGIGLGWAGVIWLYSIVFYIPLDVLKFAIRYILSGTAWNNLIDNKTAFTTKQNYGIEERSAQWALAQRSLHGLQNQETANVFPEKGGYRELSEIAEQAKRRAEISRLRELHTLKGHVESVVKLKGLDIETAGHYTV from the exons ATGGTGGGTGGTGGTGGTTCTCTTGAGGATATCAAGAACGAGAATGTTGATTTG GAGAAAATACCAATAGAAGAAGTGTTCCAGCAGTTGAAATGCAGCAGAGATGGACTATCTGGAGCAGAAGGAGAAAGCAGACTCCAGCTCTTTGGTCCAAACAAGCTCGAGGAGAAAAAG GAAAGCAAGATACTAAAGTTCTTGGGTTTTATGTGGAACCCTCTCTCTTGGGTCATGGAAGCAGCTGCAATCATGGCCATTGCCTTGGCTAATGGAGATGGACGTCCACCTGACTGGCAAGACTTTGTTGGTATTGTTTGTCTTCTGGTTATTAACTCAACCATCAGCTTTTGGGAAGAAAACAATGCTGGTAATGCTGCTGCTGCTCTCATGGCTGGTCTTGCTCCCAAAACTAAG GTTCTAAGAGATGGCAAATGGAGTGAGCAAGAAGCTTCCATTCTTGTTCCTGGAGATATCGTGAGCATCAAGCTAGGTGACATCATTCCTGCTGATGCACGTCTTCTTGAAGGCGACGCTTTAAAAGTAGACCAATCTGCTTTAACCGGTGAGTCCCTCCCCGCTACAAAAGGTCCAGGAGAAGAAGTGTTCTCCGGTTCTACTTGCAAGCAAGGTGAGATTGAAGCGGTTGTGATCGCCACAGGAGTCCACACCTTCTTCGGCAAAGCAGCTCATCTTGTCGACAGCACAAACCAAGTGGGACATTTCCAGAAAGTTCTTACCGCAATAGGAAACTTCTGCATCATCTCCATTGCGGTAGGTATAGTGATTGAGATAATAGTTATGTACCCTATCCAGCGCAGAAAGTACAGAGACGGCATCGACAACCTCCTTGTGCTTTTGATTGGTGGGATCCCCATTGCAATGCCTACTGTTCTGTCAGTGACAATGGCTATTGGCTCCCACAAGTTGTCTGAACAAGGAGCTATCACTAAAAGAATGACAGCAATTGAAGAGATGGCTGGTATGGATGTTCTGTGCAGTGATAAAACCGGGACGCTGACGCTAAACAAGCTTAGTGTTGACAAAAATCTGATTGAGGTTTGTGCTAGAGGCGTTGAGAAAGAAGAGGTCTTGCTTTTAGCTGCTAGGGCTTCAAGAACCGAGAATCAAGATGCTATTGATGCTGCTATGGTTGGAATGCTTGCTGATCCTAAAGAGGCGAGAGCTGGTATTAGAGAGGTTCACTTCTTCCCATTCAATCCGGTTGACAAGAGAACAGCACTTACTTACATTGATGGTAATGGAGACTGGCACAGAGTAAGCAAAGGAGCTCCAGAACAG ATTCTTGATCTTTGTAACGCAAGAGCTGATCTGAGGAAGAGAGTGCACTCAGCAATTGATAAGTATGCTGAGCGGGGACTTAGGTCATTAGCTGTTGCAAGACAGACAGTACCTGAGAGAACAAAAGAAAGCTCTGGTGGTCCATGGGAGTTTGTTGGTGTGTTGCCTTTGTTTGATCCTCCAAGACATGATAGTGCAGATACCATTAGAAGAGCGTTAGACCTTGGTGTCAACGTCAAGATGATTACAGGTGATCAACTTGCTATTGCTAAAGAGACAGGACGTCGACTAGGGATGGGATCAAACATGTATCCATCAGCTTCTCTTCTTGGTAACCACAAAGATGCAAACCTAGCTGCTATTCCCGTTGAAGAGCTCATTGAGAAAGCTGATGGCTTCGCTGGTGTCTTCCCAG AGCACAAGTATGAGATTGTGAAGAAGTTGCAAGATTTGAAGCATATATGTGGAATGACTGGTGATGGAGTGAACGATGCTCCCGCTTTGAAGAGAGCTGATATTGGTATAGCTGTGGCTGATGCTACAGATGCTGCACGCGGCGCTTCTGATATTGTTCTCACTGAGCCTGGGCTCAGTGTTATCATCAGCGCGGTTCTAACCAGTAGAGCCATTTTCCAAAGAATGAAGAACTACACA ATTTATGCAGTCTCAATCACTATCCGTATAGTG TTTGGATTCATGCTCATCGCTTTGATATGGAAGTTCGACTTTTCGCCATTCATGGTTTTGATCATTGCTATCTTAAACGATGGAACAATCATGACCATCTCAAAGGACAAAGTGGTGCCTTCTCCTACACCAGATAGCTGGAAACTCAAAGAAATCTTCGCAACCGGCATTGTCCTTGGAGGCTACATGGCTTTGATGACCGTCGTTTTCTTCTGGGCTGCTTACAGAACTGACTTCTTCCCG AGAACATTCCATGTGAGAGACTTGAGAGGCAATGAACATGAAATGATGTCTGCTTTGTACTTACAAGTCAGTATTGTGAGCCAAGCTCTTATCTTCGTCACTAGATCAAGAGGCTGGTCTTTTCTTGAACGACCTGGATGGCTCTTGCTTATTGCCTTCTGGATTGCACAAGCG ATTGCAACGGGGGTTGCGGTTTTTGCGAATTGGGAGTTTGCTAGAATTAAAGGAATAGGGCTTGGATGGGCTGGTGTCATCTGGCTTTACAGTATTGTCTTTTACATTCCATTAGACGTACTCAAGTTTGCTATCAGGTACATACTATCTGGAACCGCATGGAATAATCTCATTGACAACAAG ACTGCGTTTACGACTAAGCAAAACTATGGGATAGAGGAGAGATCGGCACAATGGGCTCTCGCACAAAGGTCTTTACATGGTCTTCAGAATCAAGAAACGGCTAATGTTTTCCCTGAGAAAGGTGGCTACAGAGAACTTTCTGAGATCGCAGAGCAAGCCAAGAGACGAGCTGAGATTTCAag GCTAAGGGAACTTCATACGCTTAAAGGACATGTAGAGTCAGTGGTGAAGCTGAAGGGACTTGATATTGAGACGGCTGGTCACTACACCGTTTAA
- the LOC103845179 gene encoding U4/U6.U5 small nuclear ribonucleoprotein 27 kDa protein codes for MAERDRRERERDRDRERDRDRRRDRDDRDRDRDRGIRSKKSRSRTPDHHHHARPPRHVRSPERYRSRSRSADRDRHRHHSRRRTPSPDPPPRKRPRHGSAEDDKERSRKREETATEQAKKKENKEPSGGEGGEAETDVNEIEMMKMLGIPTGFDSTKGKHVEGADVSGIRAVTKRQPRQYMNRRGGFNRPLPAERNR; via the coding sequence ATGGCAGAGCGTGACCGCCGCGAACGAGAGAGGGATAGAGACCGTGAGCGCGACCGCGATAGACGCCGTGACAGAGACGACCGTGACCGTGACCGTGACCGTGGGATTCGAAGCAAGAAGTCCCGATCTCGTACTCcagaccaccaccaccacgctCGCCCTCCTCGCCACGTGCGCTCTCCCGAGAGGTATCGATCCCGCTCCCGCTCCGCTGACCGTGACCGTCATCGCCACCACAGCAGGCGCAGGACTCCCTCTCCAGATCCCCCGCCGCGGAAACGGCCTCGCCATGGCTCAGCGGAAGACGACAAGGAAAGGAGTCGCAAACGAGAGGAGACTGCGACGGAGCAAGCtaagaagaaggagaataaAGAACCAAGCGGCGGAGAAGGAGGAGAAGCGGAAACGGATGTGAATGAGATAGAGATGATGAAGATGTTAGGGATCCCTACTGGTTTCGACTCCACCAAAGGGAAGCATGTCGAAGGCGCTGACGTCAGCGGGATTAGGGCTGTTACCAAGCGGCAGCCGAGGCAGTACATGAACCGTCGCGGTGGCTTTAACCGTCCTTTGCCTGCTGAGCGTAACCGCTAA